A window of Nocardiopsis sp. Huas11 genomic DNA:
AGTCCGTCGGCGACCAGGCCTGGCTGGAGAACGACTTCATCCCGACCGTCGCCAAGCGCGGCGCCGCGATCATCGAGGCCCGGGGCGCGTCCTCGGCCGCCTCCGCCGCCAACGCCGCCATCGACCACGTCCACGACTGGGTCAACGGCACCCCCGAGGGCGACTGGACCTCCGCGGCCATCCCCTCCGACGGTTCCTACGGCGTTCCCGAGGGCCTCATCTCCTCCTTCCCCGTCGTGTCCAAGAACGGCAAGTGGGAGATCGTCCAGGGCCTGGAGATCGACGACTTCTCGCGCGGCCGCATCGACGCCTCCGTCAAGGAGCTCGTCGAGGAGCGCGACACCGTCAAGGAGCTCGGCCTGGTCTGAGCCCCGAGTGCCCGTCCGCCGCACGGCGTTCGGGCCGCGGTGCCAAGGGGGTGTTTCCCACGGGGAACGCCCCCTTCGTCCGTGCGGTGGGCGTACGTCCCGACGGGGGTCGGGGAGCGGGCAGTATAGAACCGTGAGTCTCATCGATGTTCTTCCCGCCGACCCCGAACCCGATTCCCTCTTCGAGGCGTTCGCCTCGTGGACCGAGGAACGGGGCCTCACCCTGTACCCGCATCAGGAGGAGGCGCTCATCGAGGTCGTCTCCGGGTCCAACGTCATCCTCAACACCCCCACCGGCTCCGGCAAGAGCATGGTCGCCACCGGCGCCCTCTTCGCCGCGCTCGCCCGTAACGAGTGCGCGTTCTACACCGCGCCCATCAAGGCCCTGGTGTCGGAGAAGTTCTTCGACCTGTGCAAGATCTTCGGCACCGAGAACGTCGGCATGATGACCGGCGACGCCAGCGTCAACTCCGACGCCCCCATCGTGTGCTGCACCGCCGAGGTCCTGGCCCAGATCGCGCTGGTCGAGGGCAAGCACGCCGACATCAACACCGTGGTCATGGACGAGTTCCACTTCTACGCCGAACCCGACCGCGGCTGGGCCTGGCAGGTCCCCCTCCTGGAGATGCCCCAGGCGCAGTTCCTGCTGATGTCGGCGACGCTGGGCGACGTCACCCGCTTCGAGGAGGACCTGGAGAAGCGCACCGGACGCCCCACCGCCGTGGTCGCCTCCGCCGAGCGCCCGGTCCCCCTGTACTACGACTACCGCGTCACCCCCCTGCACGAGACGCTGGAGGAGCTGCTCGGCGAGGGCCAGGCGCCCGTGTACATCGTGCACTTCACCCAGGCGCAGGCCATCGAGCGCGCGCAGTCGCTGACCAGCATCAACATGTGCACCAAGGAGGAGAAGGCGGCGATCGCCGCCGAGATCGGCAACTTCCGCTTCACCACGAAGTTCGGCCGGAACCTGTCCCGCTACGTGCGGCACGGCATCGGCGTGCACCACGCGGGCATGCTCCCCAAGTACCGCCGCCTCGTCGAGCGGCTCGCGCAGGCCGGTCTCCTCAAGGTCATCTGCGGCACCGACACCCTCGGGGTGGGCGTCAACGTGCCCATCCGCACGGTGCTGTTCACCGCGCTGAGCAAGTACGACGGCGTGCGCGTGCGCCGCCTGCGCGCCCGCGAGTTCCACCAGATCGCCGGACGGGCCGGGCGCGCCGGGTTCGACACGGTCGGCCACGTGGTCGCCCAGGCGCCGGAGTACGTCATCGAGAACGAGAAGGCCCTGGCCAAGGCCGGCGACGACTCCAAGAAGCGGCGCAAGGTGGTGCGCAAGAAGGCCCCGGAGGGCTTCGTCTCCTGGGACGAGGCCACGTTCCGCAAGCTCATCGACGCCGACCCCGAACCGCTCAACTCCCGTTTCCGGGTCAGCAACGCGATGCTGCTGAGCGTGATCTCGCGGCCCGGCAACTGCTTCACCGCCATGAAGCACCTGCTGACCGAGAACCACGACGACCGCCGGACCCAGCGCCGCCACATCCACGAGGCGATCGCCATCTACCGGTCGCTGCTGGACGGCGGCATCGTCGAGACGCTGCCGGAGCCGGACGCGCAGGGCCGGACCGCGCGCCTGACCGTCGACCTGCAGGCCGACTTCGCGCTCAACCAGCCGCTGTCCACGTTCGCGCTGGCCGCGCTGGAGCTCCTCGACAAGGAGTCGCCGACCTATCACCTGGACGCGCTCACCGTGGTGGAGTCCACGCTGGACGACCCGCGGCAGATCCTCGGCGCCCAGCTCAACAAGGCCCGCGGCGAGGCCGTCCAGCAGATGAAGATGGACGGCATCGAGTACGACGAGCGCATGGAGCGGCTGGAGGAGATCGACTACCCCAAGCCGCTGGAGGAGCTGCTCGACCACGCCTACGAGGTCTACCGGACCGGGCACCCCTGGGTAGGCGACCACCCGCTGCGGCCCAAGACCGTGGCGCGTGACATGTACGAGCGCGCGATGACCTTCGTCGAGTACGTGGGCTACTACGAGCTGGCCCGCTCGGAGGGCCTCGTCCTGCGCTACCTCGCCAGTGCCTACAAGGCGCTGAACCAGACGGTGCCCGACGACGCCAAGACCGAGGAGCTGCGCGACCTCACCGAGTGGCTGGGCGAGCTGGTCCGCCAGGTCGACTCCAGCCTGCTCGACGAGTGGGAGCAGCTCACCAACCCCGAGGAGGAGGGGCCCGAGGGCGTCGAGCCGGCCGAGGAGAGGGTGCGGCCGGTCACGGCCAACGCCCGTGCCTTCAAGGTGCTGGTGCGCAACGAGATGTTCCGCCGGGTGGAACTGGCGTCCCGCCGCCGCTACGGCGACCTGGGCAAGCTCTCCCAGGACGGGGAGTGGACCGGCGAGGAGTGGGCGGAGGCGGTCGAGGCCTACTACGCCGAACACGACGCGATCGGGACGGGTCCGGACGCCCGCGGCCCGCAGATGCTCCTCATCGAGGAGGAGACGGGCCTGTGGCGGATCCGGCAGATCTTCGCCGATCCCGCGGGCGACCACGACTGGGGCATCAGCGCGGAGGTCGACCTGGCCGCCTCCGACGCCGAGGGCCGCGCGGTCGTGCACGTGGTGGACGTCGACCGGCTCTGACCGGGTTCGCCCCGGGCCCGCGTTCGGGGCCCGGGGGTCAGTCGAGCAGGTGGGCGTTGGCCGCCCGGACCCCGGCCGCCAGGTCGGGGCGCTCGACCACGGTCCGGCCGGCGGCGGCCAGCCGTTCGGCCCCGTCGCAGTCCACGAACAGCGCGGGCTCGCGCCAGGCGAACACCACCCGCGGCACGGGGGTGGTCAGGATCAGTCCGCTGCACGCCAGCGGCCGCGAGGCGCGGGCGCTGCACGGCTCCAGGGACGAGTACAGGGTGGCCCGCGCCAGGCGGGGGTCGGCGCGGTCCGCCTCGCGCAGCGCCACCTCCTCCGCGTGGTCGTGGGGGTCGTCCCGGCGCGAGTAGCCCTCGCCGAGCACGGTCCCGTCGGCGGCCACCACGACGGCGCCCACCGAGAACGCGGTCTCCGAGTCCGGGCACAGCAGGGACAGCTCGACCGTGCGGCGCAGCCAGTGCGCGTCGGCGTCCCCGTCGGCGGGCGGCGGGCCCGTGGGGCTCACGGGGCTCACGCGGTTCCCCCGGCCGGCTCGGCGACGTAGCGCAGGACGGCGACGTCACCGAGCGCGCGCGCCTCCGTCAGGCGCAGCGGCGAGGACGGGGTGAAGGCGAAGGGGCCGGGCAGCACGAAGCGCGGCGCGTCCTGATCGCCGACGAAGAAGGGGGCCACGGCCACGCGGAGCTCGTCGACCAGCCCCTCCGTGAGGAACATGGTGTGGATGTGACCGCCGCCCTCCACCAGGAGGCGCCCCACGCCCCGATCGGCCAGGTCGGCGAGCACGCCCTTGGCGGTGGGCGGGTCCCCGGCGTCGGCGACCGCCACCGGCGGCAGGTCCTCGGCCCGTCCGGCGAGCGCGCGGCGGGCGGTGTCCAGCCCCGCTCCCCCGGTGTGCACGACCGCCCCGGCGTCGCCGGTGGTGAAGAACCGTGCGTCGGGGTCGAGGGCGCCGGACCGGGTGACCACGCACTTGAGCAGGTTCTCGGTCCGCCCCTCGGCCGCGCGGCGGCGCCGCAGCTCCGGGGAGCGCACGAGCAGACGGGGGTTGTCGGCGCGCAGCGTGCCGGCGCCGACCAGGATCGCGTCGCACTCGGCGCGCAGCGCGTCGATCTCGGCGAAGTCCGCCTCGTTGGACAGGCGCAACCGGTCGGGACCGGCGTCGTCGATGCGGCCGTCGATCGACATCGCGCAGCTCAGGATGGTGTACGGACGGTCCATGCCCCCAGGTTAGCCCGGGCCCACCGACCGGAAGGACTTATTGGCCGCTGACCTGCGGTCGGTGCCTTCCCGTGCTTTCACCTCCACGACTTCGGATTGTCGCGGCCGGGGAACCCGGCGCGTAATTGCACGCGGGAATAGGTGCGGACCTATTCCCGGTGTCAGCTGTCCGCTACGCGCACGCACGCGGAGCCCTCTCCGGAGGGTCACGGGACGATCTCACCGGCCACGCGCATCTCCCGCTGAAAGCCCCCTCCGGTGCAGGCAGGGGCTTGTGCCTTCGTGCACAGCTCCAGATTCCTCACAAAATGGACATTGGGCGTATATGTCCCAGTCGGCCCAGGTCGGGCGTAACACGATTCGGCAAGCGCGACAAGGGCAGAGTGACAGATGTTTTTCCGACCTGTGTCCGTGACTCGGTTAACAAGCGCGTCAACAACGAATACAATCCAGAGGTCGGCTCACTTCCCCACCTCACATAGAGGACGGCGATGTCTCGATTCACCTCCCCCGATTTCCTGAGGCAGGCGGGGGGCAAACACGTCCGGGCCAAACCTCCGCCCGTCGTCGACCTGGCACGGCCCAGTCTGGCGCGGTTCCACTCCTTCCACCTCAAGGGCAAGGACCACTTCGAGGTCGACCGCGAACTGGCCACCCGCGCCGAACAGGTCGCCCCGGGGTTCCAGGACGTCGTCCTCGGTGAACGCGCCTTCCTGCAACGGGCGGTGCGGTTCCTGGCCGCGGACCTGGGCATCCGCCAGTTCATCCAGATCGGCGCCGGCCTTCCCGCGCCCGGCGACCCGCACGAGATCGCCCACGAGACCGACCCGGGCGCCCGGGTGGTCTACGCCTCGGACGACGCCATGGTGCTCACGCACCACCGCGCGCTGCTGCGCAACGGTCGGACCACCGCCGCGGTCCAGGCCGGGCTCACCAGCCCCGACCGTGTGCTGGCCGACCCCGAGACGGCCAGGATCATCGACCTGAACCAGCCGGTGGGGCTCCTGCTCACCGGCGTGGTGGCGCACGTGGCGGACGCCGACGACCCGGCCGCGCACATCGCCGCCCTGCGTGACTCCCTCGCCCCCGGAAGTCATCTGGTCCTGAGCCACTACTGCCGCCCCGACGCGTCCGCCTACCCCAAGGACGCTCAGCGCGCGGCCGTACTCGAACAGGTCTTCGCCGAACACCTCGGTTCCGGGCGCTGGCGTACGGAGAAGGAGATCGAGGCCTTCTTCGCGGGCTGGCGGCCCGTGCCCCCCGGTGTGCTCCAGGCCCAGCGGTGGCGGACGCTGCCGGTCGCACCGCCCGTCCCCGGCTGCTACCAGATGCCGCAGCGCAACCGGCGGCTCATCGTCGGCGGCGTGGGCCGACTCTGACGGCACCCCCCGTCCCCGCGCCTGAGCCCTCGGCCCGGCAGCGGGCGGGGGCCGCCGCATGCCCGCCGACCCCGCCGTCCTCTCCGCGCGCGCAGCGACGGCCCGCCGGTCTCCCGACGGGCCTCGATCCGTTCACCGCCGCCGCTACCGCACGGCCATCGATGGGCGCAGCCCCGGCGACCCGTTGACCGTGCCCGGCCCCGGCCCGGGCCGCCCGGCCGCACCGGCCCGCCTCAGGCCGCGCGGTCGGCCCTTCTCGGCAGGGCGAACGCGGCGGCCAGCCCGGCGAGCGCGAAGGCGGCCGTGGCGCACAGGGCGACACGCATCCCCTCCGCCGAAGCCACCCGCAAGGGCTCTCCGGCCAGTCCGTCCAGCCCCGTGGCGTACACGCCCACCAGCACCGCGAGCCCGGCGGCGGCGCCGAGCTGCAGCGCGGTGGACGCCATCCCCGACGCGGCCCCCTGCTCCCGGTCGTCGACGCCGGTCGACGCGGCGATCCACATGCTCGTGTAGGTGACGCCCATGCCCACACCCAGGACGACCGTCCCCGGCAGGACCGTCCACAACGACCCGTCGACCGTCAGCCCCAGCGCGAGCAGTCCCGCGCCGGCGGCGTTCAGCACGATGCCGACGAGCAGGGTGGTCCGGGTACCCCACCCCCCGACCAGCCGATCGCTGACGATGTTGCCGAGGGTGATGGAGAGCGTGGGGGCGAGGAAGGCCAGCCCGGTCTCCACGGCGCTGAACCCGAGCACGTCCTGGAAGTACAGGGTCAGGAAGTACGGCGCGTTCTGCACCGAGAAGCCGAAGACGAGGATCACCGCCATCGCCGCGCTCAGGTGCCGGTTGCGGAACAGCCGGAGCGGCATCAGCGGGGTGCGGCTGCGGGTCTCGACGACGAGGAACCCGGCGAGCAGCACCACCGCGAGCAGCCCGGAGAACACGACCGGCGTCGACGACCAGCCGAGTTCGGGCCCCTGGGCGACGGCGAACACCAGCAGGGTCGTGCCCGAGGTGCCCACGAGCGCACCCGCCAGGTCGAACCCGCCCGCTCTCTCCCGGCGCTCGTCCTTGTCCAGCAGCACGAACGCCGCCGCGACGCCGACCACGGCGAGCGGGACGTTGACGAAGAACACCGCCGCCCAGCCGAACGCCCCCGTCAGCGCTCCGCCCAGGAGGGCGCCGAGGCTCAGACCTCCGGCGCCCGCCGCCGCCCACACCGTCAGCGCGCGGTTGCGTTCCCTGCCCTCGGGGAAGCCGCTGTTGACCAGGGAGAGCACGGCCGGGAAGAGCAGCGCTCCGCCCAGCCCCTGCACGACCCGCGCTCCGATGAGCACCTCGGGCGTGGTGGCGAATCCGCCCACGAGGGAGGACAGGCCGTACAGGACCATGCCCGTGACGAACATGCGCCGCTGGCCGAGCAGGTCCGACATCCGTCCGCCCAGGAGCAGGAAGCCCCCGTAGAAGACGACGTAGGCGGTGACGACCCATTGGAGGGAGTGCGCGGTGAAGCCCACCTCGGCCGCGATCTCGGGCAGAGCCACGAAGACGATGGTGAAGTCGAGGCTGATGACCAGGTGGCCCAGGGCCAGCAGGGCCAGCGTCAAGCCGGAGGTGCTCCGGGCCGACGAAGCGCGGGTGGCGGTCATGCCGAGCTCCTCGACGTGCGCTCGCGGGCGTCGGCGCTTCGCGCGCCGGCGGCCTGCCGGGCGATCTCCACGAGGGCCTGCTCCTGGTCCCGCGGCAGTTCCAGCCCGAAGACCGTGCGCAGGATCCGCGGCACCTCGTCGGCGGCGATCTCCCGCTGGGCCCGCTCCCCGTGGGGACGGTGGCTGGTCAGAGTCAGGCCGTTGAGCGTGCGGCGGACGTCGTCCCCGTTGTGGTGGACCACGATCCCCTGGGTGAAGGGCGATTCGGGATCGGTGGAGGCGACGTGGTTGTATCCGGCGTAGTCGGCCCGGTAGTAGCGCTCCCCCGTGAACTGGACCAGGTTGAACCAGCCGCCGGGTTGCCGCAGCCGCAGCACCCAGTGGTCCTGTTCGGAGCGGTCCATGCGGTACTTCCAGCGGCCGGTCGCCACCTCCGCGCCGGCGACGAGGGGGATCGGTCCGCGCGGGCCGGAGGAGCCGACGCCGACGTCCACGTGCCAGTCGACGCCGTCCAGGACGACGGAGAGGATGGTGTGGGCGACGGGGCCCATCTCGCGCTCGTCGCCGCCCATGAGCATGCGGGCGGCGCGCCCGGTCACCTGGAAGCCCAGCCGATCCAGGACCGAGGCGAACAGGATGTTGTGCTCGTGGCAGTACCCGCCCCTTCCGCGGCGCACCAGCTTGTGCTGGAGCGACTCCGTGTCGAGGAGCACCGGTGTGCCGAGGAGGGGGTCCAGTCCCTCGAAGGGGATCGCCTCCAGGTGGGCGCGGATCAGGGCCTCCAGGGTCGTCAGGGTCGGGGTGAGGGGACCGTCGTAGCCGATGCGGTCCAGGTAGGCGGGCAGGTCCAGGGGAGCCGAATCCCAGCGGGTCGAGGGATGGGTCTCGGTGGTGGGCATGGTGGCGCCCTTCCGATCGATGGGAATGGTGGGAGCGGTCGCGGCGGGGCACACGGCGGTCAGTCCTGGCGTGCGTCGGCCAGCGCCCCGGCGAAGGAGGCCAGGCGCGCCCCCTGGTAGCGGGCGGCGGCCAGGACGCGCTTGACGTGCTCCGGGTCGCCCTCGGCCCGGCTCTGGGCCAGGCTCGTGCCATAGGGGTTGCCGCCCGCGGCGCTGACGACGTCGTAGTCGACGTATCCGGTGGGCACGACGACCGAGCCCCAGTGGAAGAACGTGTTGTACAGGGACAGCAGGGTGGACTCCTGGCCGCCGTGCTCCTCGTAGCTGGCCGTGAACCCGGTGGCGGCCTTGTCGGCGAGCTCGCCCGCCTGCCACAGCCCGGCGGTGGTGTCCAGGAACTGGCGCAGCTGGGAACTCACGTTCCCGAAGCGGGTGGGGGTGCCGAATGCGTATCCGTTGGCCCACCGCAGGTCGTCGTGGCCGGCCGCCGGCAGGTGGGCGGTGGCGTCCAGGTGGGCGCGCCACTGGGGATTGGAGTCGACCGCCTCGTCCGGGGCCAGTTCGGCCACGCGGAGCAGGCGGACCTCGGCCCCCGCGTCGACCGCCCCGTCGGCGACGGCCTCGGCCAGTCGGTGGACGGTGCCGGTCGCGGAGTAGTGGATGACGGCGATGCGGGCGTTGCGTGCGTTCACGGTGTGCCTCTCTCCCGGCGGGCGCCGGTGTCCCGGTGTCCCGCCGTTTCAGGTCGTTGGCCTCGTGCGGTCCACCCTGCGTCCCGGCCCTTACCATCGGCTGCTCGACCGCTGACGGTCCTCCGACGGCGGCGCCCCGCGCCCGCCCGGCGGAGGCGCCCCGTGGGGGCGGACCGGCGGCGTTGGGCTACCGTGACGCCATGAGGTTCGGGGTGCTGGGTCCGCTGTCGGTATGGACCTCGTCGGGAGAGGCGGTGCGGATCCCGGGGGCCAAGGTCCGGGCTCTGCTGTGCGTCCTGCTCGTCCACGAGGGGCACCCGGTGTCCGCCGACCGGCTGGTGGAGGACCTGTGGGGCGCCTCTCCCCCTCGCCACGCCTCCGGCGCCCTCCAGGCCAAGGTGTCGCAGCTGCGACGGGCGCTGGAGGAGGCCGAACCGGGAGGCCGCGGCCTGGTCGAGCTCGGCCCGGCGGGGTACCGGATCGTGGCGGCCGACGTGGACGCGGCGCGGTTCACCGCGCTGTTGGACCGGGCCCGTGGGAGTTCCGGCCCCGGCGAGCGTGCCGCCCTGCTCCACGAGGCGGTCGGCCTGTGGCGCGGACCCGCGCACGCCGACGCGGCCGACGAGGAGTTCGCGCGCCCCGCGGCGGCCCGGCTGGAGGAGGCGCGGCTGACCGCCTTGGAGGACCTGGCCGAGGCGCGCCTGGAGCTGGGCGAACACCAGCTGCTCGTCGGTGAGCTGGGCGCCCTGGTGGACCACCATCCGCTGCGTGAGCGGCTGCGCGCCGCCCATCTGAGGGCGCTGTACCGGTCGGGCCGCCAGAGCGAGGCGCTGGAGAGCTACGAGCGGCTGCGCGTGCGCCTGCGAGAGGACCTGGGGGTGGACCCCGGCCCCGACCTGGTCGCCCTGCACCGGTCGATCCTGGCGCAGGACCCGGAGCTGGCCGCGTCCCCCGCGCCGGTCCGCCCTTCCACGAACCTGCCGGTCTCGCTCACCGACGAACCCGACGGCGGACTCGTCGGCCGGAGCGCCCAGATCGACCAGGTCTGTGATCTCGTCCTGCACCACCGGCTGGTCACGTTGGTCGGCACCGGCGGCGTCGGCAAGACCCGGCTCGCGCTGGAGGCCGCACGCAGGACCGCCGGCCGGTTCCCCGACGGGGTGTGGCTGGTGGAGCTGGCCAGGCTGCGCCCCTGCGCCGGGGTCGAGGGGACCGCCGACGGCGTCGCCGAGGCCGTCGCCGAGGCGCTGGGCCTACGGGAGGACACCGTCTCGGGCGGGGGCGACCGGCGCAGCTCCATCGAGCGCTTGTGCGAGGCCGTGCGGGACCGTCGCCTGCTGCTGGTGCTGGACACCTGCGAACACCTGGTGGACTCCGTCGCCCGCTTGGGCGAGCGCCTGCTCGGCGGCGCGCCCGGGGTGCGGGCGCTGGCCACGAGCCACGAGCAGCTCGGGGTGGCGGGTGAACGCGTCCATCCGGTGCCGCCGCTGGACCTGCCCCCGGTGGACGCGGGCACGGAGGACCTCGCCGCCTCGGGCGCGGTGCGCCTGTTCGTGGCCCGCGCCGCGGAGGCCTCCCCCGGGTTCACCCTGGACGCGGACAACGCGGCGGCGGTGGCCGCGGTCTGCCGACGGCTCGACGGCATCCCCCTCGCGCTGGAGCTGGCCGCCACCCGGATCCGGGCGCTGCACGTCCACGACCTCGCCGCACGGCTGGACGACCGCTTCCGGGCGCTGGGCAGCGGACGCCGGACCGCTCCCCCGCGACAGCGGACCCTGCGCGCGGTCATCGACTGGAGCTGGGGCCTGCTGTCGGAGGCGGAGCGCGCGGTCCTGCGCAGGCTCGCCGTGCACCGGGGCGGCAGCACCCTGGCCTCCGCCGAACGGGTGTGCGCGGGCGGCGGCGTCG
This region includes:
- a CDS encoding arylamine N-acetyltransferase, yielding MPTTETHPSTRWDSAPLDLPAYLDRIGYDGPLTPTLTTLEALIRAHLEAIPFEGLDPLLGTPVLLDTESLQHKLVRRGRGGYCHEHNILFASVLDRLGFQVTGRAARMLMGGDEREMGPVAHTILSVVLDGVDWHVDVGVGSSGPRGPIPLVAGAEVATGRWKYRMDRSEQDHWVLRLRQPGGWFNLVQFTGERYYRADYAGYNHVASTDPESPFTQGIVVHHNGDDVRRTLNGLTLTSHRPHGERAQREIAADEVPRILRTVFGLELPRDQEQALVEIARQAAGARSADARERTSRSSA
- a CDS encoding RNA helicase, which gives rise to MSLIDVLPADPEPDSLFEAFASWTEERGLTLYPHQEEALIEVVSGSNVILNTPTGSGKSMVATGALFAALARNECAFYTAPIKALVSEKFFDLCKIFGTENVGMMTGDASVNSDAPIVCCTAEVLAQIALVEGKHADINTVVMDEFHFYAEPDRGWAWQVPLLEMPQAQFLLMSATLGDVTRFEEDLEKRTGRPTAVVASAERPVPLYYDYRVTPLHETLEELLGEGQAPVYIVHFTQAQAIERAQSLTSINMCTKEEKAAIAAEIGNFRFTTKFGRNLSRYVRHGIGVHHAGMLPKYRRLVERLAQAGLLKVICGTDTLGVGVNVPIRTVLFTALSKYDGVRVRRLRAREFHQIAGRAGRAGFDTVGHVVAQAPEYVIENEKALAKAGDDSKKRRKVVRKKAPEGFVSWDEATFRKLIDADPEPLNSRFRVSNAMLLSVISRPGNCFTAMKHLLTENHDDRRTQRRHIHEAIAIYRSLLDGGIVETLPEPDAQGRTARLTVDLQADFALNQPLSTFALAALELLDKESPTYHLDALTVVESTLDDPRQILGAQLNKARGEAVQQMKMDGIEYDERMERLEEIDYPKPLEELLDHAYEVYRTGHPWVGDHPLRPKTVARDMYERAMTFVEYVGYYELARSEGLVLRYLASAYKALNQTVPDDAKTEELRDLTEWLGELVRQVDSSLLDEWEQLTNPEEEGPEGVEPAEERVRPVTANARAFKVLVRNEMFRRVELASRRRYGDLGKLSQDGEWTGEEWAEAVEAYYAEHDAIGTGPDARGPQMLLIEEETGLWRIRQIFADPAGDHDWGISAEVDLAASDAEGRAVVHVVDVDRL
- the wrbA gene encoding NAD(P)H:quinone oxidoreductase, which translates into the protein MNARNARIAVIHYSATGTVHRLAEAVADGAVDAGAEVRLLRVAELAPDEAVDSNPQWRAHLDATAHLPAAGHDDLRWANGYAFGTPTRFGNVSSQLRQFLDTTAGLWQAGELADKAATGFTASYEEHGGQESTLLSLYNTFFHWGSVVVPTGYVDYDVVSAAGGNPYGTSLAQSRAEGDPEHVKRVLAAARYQGARLASFAGALADARQD
- a CDS encoding BTAD domain-containing putative transcriptional regulator — its product is MRFGVLGPLSVWTSSGEAVRIPGAKVRALLCVLLVHEGHPVSADRLVEDLWGASPPRHASGALQAKVSQLRRALEEAEPGGRGLVELGPAGYRIVAADVDAARFTALLDRARGSSGPGERAALLHEAVGLWRGPAHADAADEEFARPAAARLEEARLTALEDLAEARLELGEHQLLVGELGALVDHHPLRERLRAAHLRALYRSGRQSEALESYERLRVRLREDLGVDPGPDLVALHRSILAQDPELAASPAPVRPSTNLPVSLTDEPDGGLVGRSAQIDQVCDLVLHHRLVTLVGTGGVGKTRLALEAARRTAGRFPDGVWLVELARLRPCAGVEGTADGVAEAVAEALGLREDTVSGGGDRRSSIERLCEAVRDRRLLLVLDTCEHLVDSVARLGERLLGGAPGVRALATSHEQLGVAGERVHPVPPLDLPPVDAGTEDLAASGAVRLFVARAAEASPGFTLDADNAAAVAAVCRRLDGIPLALELAATRIRALHVHDLAARLDDRFRALGSGRRTAPPRQRTLRAVIDWSWGLLSEAERAVLRRLAVHRGGSTLASAERVCAGGGVEGTDVLDLLSRLLERSLVVVDEAEPRRYRLLESVADYGLERLEESGEAEAARREHARYHAELAEESEPALRGHLQHVWLRRLDAESANLRAALDWAVEQGESSTALRLAGATGRYWYLRGRAPEARRSLAAALGVVADPVPVADSLRLRAMAWQACFGFLEHGNSDPGHLLGVVLQGYDAIDDPVGSAHARVQCAFAMMGSGDASRAREIAREALTAFRRLGDRWGIAASRSILAELCSVNGDLTGMREEATQAESLFREVGDRWGRLHATRLLAMLAEISGDYETARRLSTEGLHMAEGLGLWAAVSWHLAALGRLRLLAGDFPAATDLHERALRVAQEQAYGSNAAFAANGLALADRRTGRLDAAEARQRELTEWNRSRGYLPGVCLGLAELGFAAELRGDADTARDLHAQGLEVARESGDARAVALALEGLAGAAALGGAPARAARLLGAAAATRESVGAPLPDAERGDVNRIGSRAREALGDADFEKAFDEGRAQGIGIEAV
- a CDS encoding deaminase translates to MSPVSPTGPPPADGDADAHWLRRTVELSLLCPDSETAFSVGAVVVAADGTVLGEGYSRRDDPHDHAEEVALREADRADPRLARATLYSSLEPCSARASRPLACSGLILTTPVPRVVFAWREPALFVDCDGAERLAAAGRTVVERPDLAAGVRAANAHLLD
- a CDS encoding MFS transporter; this translates as MTATRASSARSTSGLTLALLALGHLVISLDFTIVFVALPEIAAEVGFTAHSLQWVVTAYVVFYGGFLLLGGRMSDLLGQRRMFVTGMVLYGLSSLVGGFATTPEVLIGARVVQGLGGALLFPAVLSLVNSGFPEGRERNRALTVWAAAGAGGLSLGALLGGALTGAFGWAAVFFVNVPLAVVGVAAAFVLLDKDERRERAGGFDLAGALVGTSGTTLLVFAVAQGPELGWSSTPVVFSGLLAVVLLAGFLVVETRSRTPLMPLRLFRNRHLSAAMAVILVFGFSVQNAPYFLTLYFQDVLGFSAVETGLAFLAPTLSITLGNIVSDRLVGGWGTRTTLLVGIVLNAAGAGLLALGLTVDGSLWTVLPGTVVLGVGMGVTYTSMWIAASTGVDDREQGAASGMASTALQLGAAAGLAVLVGVYATGLDGLAGEPLRVASAEGMRVALCATAAFALAGLAAAFALPRRADRAA
- a CDS encoding SAM-dependent methyltransferase gives rise to the protein MSRFTSPDFLRQAGGKHVRAKPPPVVDLARPSLARFHSFHLKGKDHFEVDRELATRAEQVAPGFQDVVLGERAFLQRAVRFLAADLGIRQFIQIGAGLPAPGDPHEIAHETDPGARVVYASDDAMVLTHHRALLRNGRTTAAVQAGLTSPDRVLADPETARIIDLNQPVGLLLTGVVAHVADADDPAAHIAALRDSLAPGSHLVLSHYCRPDASAYPKDAQRAAVLEQVFAEHLGSGRWRTEKEIEAFFAGWRPVPPGVLQAQRWRTLPVAPPVPGCYQMPQRNRRLIVGGVGRL
- a CDS encoding dihydrofolate reductase family protein, yielding MDRPYTILSCAMSIDGRIDDAGPDRLRLSNEADFAEIDALRAECDAILVGAGTLRADNPRLLVRSPELRRRRAAEGRTENLLKCVVTRSGALDPDARFFTTGDAGAVVHTGGAGLDTARRALAGRAEDLPPVAVADAGDPPTAKGVLADLADRGVGRLLVEGGGHIHTMFLTEGLVDELRVAVAPFFVGDQDAPRFVLPGPFAFTPSSPLRLTEARALGDVAVLRYVAEPAGGTA